One stretch of Sardina pilchardus chromosome 17, fSarPil1.1, whole genome shotgun sequence DNA includes these proteins:
- the LOC134061870 gene encoding angiopoietin-related protein 5-like: METNLSTIVGLLLLCTLTDQTHPHKMQRSTLTSQGQDCTAIKASTPNAQSGIYFIQPKGVQKPFKVYCEMLADGGWTVFQRRIGGRVSFQRNWAEYRHGFGYLMKDHWLGLAKVWALTKSNDQTSTLRVDLWDFEGGSAFAEYRNFKIGGERAAYKLSVGTYKGTAGDAIRGAYSGIDQNGFGFSTMDRDNDGCSPCVFGDIAERECSRSEGGSGWWFSRCGSANLHGDWHPVGDNIGWASGVHWHTWKGPAPYSLQATRMMVKSV, translated from the exons ATGGAAACAAATCTGTCAACTATAGTTGGACTGCTACTCCTCTGCACCCTCACTGACCAGACCCATCCGCATAAG ATGCAAAGATCCACATTAACATCTCAAG GCCAAGACTGTACAGCCATCAAAGCTTCCACTCCTAATGCCCAAAGTGGAATTTACTTTATACAGCCAAAAGGAGTTCAGAAACCTTTCAAG gtgtactgtGAGATGCTGGCAGACGGGGGCTGGACAGTGTTCCAGAGACGTATAGGGGGGAGAGTATCCTTCCAAAGAAACTGGGCAGAGTACAGACATGGCTTTGGATACCTCATGA AGGATCACTGGTTGGGCCTGGCCAAAGTGTGGGCTCTTACCAAGAGCAATGATCAGACGTCCACCCTCAGAGTGGACCTGTGGGACTTTGAGGGGGGATCAGCTTTCGCAGAGTACCGAAATTTCAAAATTGGTGGTGAGCGGGCTGCCTACAAACTGAGCGTGGGAACATATAAAGGCACCGCAG GTGATGCTATACGTGGAGCATACAGTGGCATTGACCAGAATGGCTTTGGATTCAGCACGATGGACCGAGACAATGACGGCTGCTCTCCGTGCGTCTTTGGAGACATCGCTGAGCGCGAGTGCAGCAGATCTGAGGGTGGGAGCGGCTGGTGGTTCAGCCGCTGTGGCTCTGCCAACCTCCACGGAGACTGGCACCCAGTGGGGGACAACATAGGCTGGGCGTCAGGGGTGCACTGGCACACGTGGAAAGGCCCGGCCCCGTACTCCCTACAAGCCACTCGGATGATGGTCAAGTCTGTGTGA